The following proteins are co-located in the Eleginops maclovinus isolate JMC-PN-2008 ecotype Puerto Natales chromosome 1, JC_Emac_rtc_rv5, whole genome shotgun sequence genome:
- the LOC134865424 gene encoding uncharacterized protein LOC134865424 isoform X4 — MSQSQARVLSTEQSVSPAPSDLSMKSDWSKEEPSNFRESEPSPLEHQRPDFSAPTNIAEDDTLECMPGKRLIEHGRSVSPAPSDLSMKSDWSKEEPSNFRESEPSPLEHQRPDFSAPTNLAEDDTLESMPGQRLIEHGRSVSPAPSDLSMKSDWSKEEPSNFRESEPSSDSMTTTKEEQDHSKVELVKDNQHKLKEDLKRKIRNLQKELKVTDSELYEIQTDKNKDTKAQTFDKLFHKSKKVKVRTVLMTGVAGIGKTFQKTLFMVDWAKGNHNKKVDFIVSLNFSDLNSMTDQSLRELIGISLNVEKQVKYKFNKCKLVFVLDGLEKCKLPLDFANNIDLKNTEKPASMDVLLTNLIKGNLLPSAHIWIISQPSGVEKIPAEYIQRETECRESLKRRQKLVSALRERFLKETSQHEKTNHPNQKNIEHIIREDRGSEVNEKEKNEHNAAKSVKRVNAVSDIFKEEDGQTIRTVLTTGESEIGKSLCVQKFIREWAKNDKGYFTFTSHVFSKSKAKEEVIFPLDIPTLQKIRKKEFSLMELLDSFFKETKENVISNIEQFNVLFVLDGFDDYQHPLDFVNNDKLTDVRKRASVDVLLTNLIKGNLFPSARLWITSQLKLPDAGVDRTTEIRCKTDVASQETLKTQLKQQFTHVAEGIDMQKTSALLNAIYTDLYIIEGERGEINAEHEAKHVQGAKFKPVAKEKMIKYHDILKSAPEENRPIRTVLTIGLAGIGKTFTTKKYMLDWAEGEANEDIFYTFPLSFRELNLRENQEQSMEELIFQFCPGMKTSEIKDYDKYSILIVLDGLDECRLELDFENAETCREMSKPTSVNVLLTNLIQGNLLSKAQIWITSRPAAANHILADKVDRVTEVRGFNDEQKDEYFRRRVSDNNLAEKILLHVKKSRSLYIMCHIPVFCWITASVLEDIVRETEKQGEEEQAKRNEDRMPKTLTDMYIYFLVLQCKQANIKYPVDEAGDNSNTDLCWNARNKETIISLGKVAFEGLSEGNLLFAEEQLTENGVDIEKTAKFSGLFTQITKEGCGLYPQKMFCFVHLSIQEFLAAFYVFQTFNNTGENLLPMTTPTEEDMPERFYQTAVDKALDSENGDWDLFLRFLLGLSLETNQILLQELLKKKENNQETYKETIRYIKEKISDEKRHADKKHNLLYCLNELNDHSLVEELKKYLRSGNVTFENFSTSQWSALTFVLLTSDEKLDVFDLKKYLKSETVLLGMLPVVKVSQTALLSWCTLSEESCRGLSYSVLSSPSNNLTELNLSHNDLHDSGVEMLAVGLKSVHCKLKLEILKLSGCQVTEKGCSFLASALKSKNSSLKHLDLSYNHPGDNGRRILSEIAADPDLKLKTLCLEHCGAHRLKPGLKKYGADLKLDENTASKRLILSEENRKVKTMKTVNEKVQRPDHNDRFRRSQVICEEGMKGLCYWEVEWEGKVGIAVTYKAVGRGWDGSGGLGCNEMSWSLLCSRTKYTAIHGKTWEDIKPNNDKVEQTSIDGNRSKVGKKSKDWKTSKDGKTYKDGKTSMDGKTSKDGKTSFDEKKSKDERTTKVLESKEEKMSKDVKMPKDIDSKDQKTSKDTESKDVKMSKNIESEDQKTSKDTESKDVKMSKKPLYKRTAVFLDWEAGTLTYYDVTPEKLSLIHTFHAKFTEPLFPSFWFQTGSVTLCKIED; from the exons ATGTCTCAATCACAGGCCAGGGTCTTGTCAACTGAACA ATCAGTCTCTCCTGCACCCAGCGATCTTTCCATGAAAAGTGACTGGTCCAAGGAGGAGCCTTCAAACTTCAGAGAAAGTGAACCAAG CCCACTTGAGCACCAAAGACCAGACTTTTCTGCACCCACAAACATTGCAGAGGATGATACTCTTGAATGTATGCCTGGAAAAAG GCTGATTGAGCATGGAAGATCAGTCTCTCCTGCACCCAGCGATCTTTCCATGAAAAGTGACTGGTCCAAGGAGGAGCCTTCAAACTTCAGAGAAAGTGAACCAAG CCCACTTGAGCACCAAAGACCAGACTTTTCTGCACCCACAAACCTTGCAGAGGATGATACTCTAGAATCTATGCCTGGACAAAG GCTGATTGAGCATGGAAGATCAGTCTCTCCTGCACCCAGCGATCTTTCCATGAAAAGTGACTGGTCCAAGGAGGAGCCTTCAAACTTCAGAGAAAGTGAACCAAG CAGTGATTCCATGACAACTACCAAGGAAGAACAAGACCACAGCAAAG TTGAATTAGTCAAGGATAATCAACACAAGCTCAAAGAAGACCTGAAGAGGAAAATCCGCAATCTGCAAAAAGAACTGAAAGTAACTGACTCTGAACTCTACGAGATACAAACTGACAAAAACAAGGACACTAAAGCACAAACCTTTGATAAATTATTTCATAAAtcaaagaaagtgaaagtgCGAACAGTGTTAATGACAGGAGTAGCTGGAAtcggtaaaacatttcaaaaaacgtTATTCATGGTTGACTGGGCAAAAGGAAACCACAACAAAAAGGTTGACTTTATAGTGTCGTTAAACTTCAGTGATCTGAATTCAATGACAGATCAAAGCTTGAGAGAACTGATTGGTATTTCCCTCAACGttgaaaaacaagtcaaatacaAGTTTAACAAATGTAAACTTGTTTTTGTCCTTGATGGCctggaaaaatgtaaacttcCTCTGGATTTTGCAAACAACATAGACCTGAAGAATACTGAAAAGCCAGCCTCGATGGATGTGCTGCTAACAAACCTCATCAAGGGGAATTTGCTTCCTTCTGCTCATATTTGGATCATCTCTCAACCTTCAGGAGTTGAAAAGATTCCTGCTGAATATAtccagagagagacagaatgtCGAG AGAGCTTGAAGCGAAGGCAGAAGCTGGTCTCAGCTCTGAGAGAAAGATTTCTTAAGGAAACCTCtcaacatgaaaaaacaaatcatcctaaccagaaaaatatagaacataTCATAAGAGAGGACCGAGGAAGTGAGGTcaatgaaaaggagaaaaatgaacacaatgcAGCCAAATCTGTGAAACGGGTGAATGCCGTATCTGACATCTTTAAAGAAGAAGATGGACAAACGATCCGTACTGTGCTGACTACTGGTGAAAGTGAAATCGGAAAATCCTTATGTGTGCAGAAATTCATCAGAGAATGGgctaaaaatgacaaaggctatttcactttcacttcaCATGTATTTTCCAAATCCAAAGCTAAAGAAGAAGTTATATTTCCACTTGACATCCCAACGCttcaaaaaataagaaagaaggAATTCAGTTTGATGGAACTACTTGATTCTTTTTTCAAGGAAACTAAGGAAAATGTAATCTCTAACATTGAACAGTTCAACGTTTTATTTGTCTTGGATGGATTCGATGATTATCAACATCCTCTTGACTTTGTCAACAATGACAAATTAACTGATGTAAGAAAGCGCGCTTCAGTGGATGTTCTACTGACAAACCTCATCAAAGGGAACTTGTTTCCGTCTGCCAGGCTTTGGATAACCTCCCAACTCAAGTTGCCTGATGCAGGTGTCGACAGGACGACAGAAATACGAT GTAAGACTGATGTTGCAAGTCAAGAGACACTCAAAACCCAGCTGAAACAACAATTTACCCATGTGGCAGAGGGGATTGATATGCAGAAAACTTCTGCTCTTCTGAATGCCATCTACACAGATCTCTACATCattgagggagagaggggagagatcAATGCTGAGCATGAGGCCAAACACGTTCAAGGCGCAAAGTTCAAACCAGtggcaaaagaaaaaatgattaaatatcaTGACATTCTAAAATCTGCACCTGAAGAAAATAGACCCATCAGAACTGTGCTGACGATCGGATTGGCAGGCATTGGAAAGACTTTTActacaaagaaatacatgttgGACTGGGCTGAGGGTGAGGCCAACGAGgacatattttacacatttccaCTTTCCTTCCGGGAGCTGAATTTGAGAGAAAATCAAGAACAAAGCATGGAGGAacttatttttcagttttgtcCAGGAATGAAGACATCAGAAATAAAGGACTATGACAAGTACAGCATTCTGATTGTACTGGATGGTCTTGATGAATGTCGCCTTGAACTTGACTTTGAGAATGCTGAAACTTGCAGAGAGATGAGTAAACCAACCTCAGTGAACGTCCTACTAACGAACCTCATCCAAGGAAATCTGCTTTCCAAAGCTCAAATCTGGATAACCTCCCGACCTGCAGCCGCCAATCATATCCTTGCTGATAAAGTTGACCGGGTAACAGAGGTGCGGGGATTTAATGATGAGCAAAAGGATGAGTACTTCAGAAGAAGAGTCAGTGATAACAATTTGGCAGAGAAAATCTTGTTGCACGTCAAGAAATCAAGGAGCCTTTACATCATGTGTCACATTCCGGTCTTCTGTTGGATCACAGCAAGCGTTCTGGAAGACATTGTGAGAGAAACTGAGAAACAAGGCGAGGAAGAGCAAGCAAAGAGAAATGAAGACAGGATGCCCAAGACTTTGACTGACATGTACATATACTTCCTTGTGTTACAATGCAAACAGGCTAATATCAAGTACCCTGTAGATGAAGCAGGTGACAATTCTAACACAGATTTATGCTGGAATGCAAGGAACAAGGAAACAATAATTTCTCTGGGTAAAGTGGCTTTTGAGGGTCTAAGCGAAGGGAACCTTCTCTTCGCTGAAGAACAGTTGACAGAGAATGGGGTTGACATCGAGAAAACTGCAAAGTTCTCTGGACTTTTTACTCAGATCACCAAAGAAGGATGTGGGCTGTACCCACAGAAAATGTTCTGCTTTGTTCATCTGAGCATTCAAGAGTTCCTGGCtgctttttatgtatttcaaacATTCAACAACACAGGTGAAAATCTGCTTCCCATGACCACTccaacagaagaagacatgcCTGAAAGATTCTACCAGACAGCGGTTGACAAGGCTTTAGATAGCGAAAATGGGGACTGGGATCTGTTTCTCCGCTTCCTCTTAGGCCTCTCTCTGGAAACTAATCAGATTCTACTGCAAGAACTtctgaagaagaaggaaaacaacCAAGAGACCTACAAGGAAACAATTAGATACATCAAAGAAAAGATTTCGGATGAGAAGAGACATgcagataaaaaacacaatcttcTCTACTGTCTGAACGAGCTGAATGACCACTCTCTGGTTGAAGAACTGAAAAAGTACCTTCGCTCaggaaatgtcacatttgagaATTTCTCCACCTCCCAGTGGTCAGCTTTGACTTTTGTGCTGCTAACATCAGATGAGAAACTCGATGTATTTGATCTGAAGAAGTACCTGAAATCAGAGACTGTTCTTCTTGGAATGTTACCGGTTGTCAAAGTCTCCCAAACTGCTTT GCTGAGTTGGTGTACACTCTCTGAGGAATCCTGCAGAGGCCTGTCATATTCGGTCCTCAGCTCCCCATCCAATAATCTCACAGAGCTGAACCTGAGTCATAACGACTTGCATGATTCAGGTGTGGAAATGCTTGCCGTGGGCTTAAAGAGTGTACACTGTAAACTTAAACTGGAGATTCTCAA GCTGTCAGGTTGTCAGGTGACAGAGAAGGGCTGCTCATTCCTGGCGTCAGCTCTAAAGTCCAAAAACTCCTCCCTGAAACACCTGGACCTGAGCTACAATCACCCAGGAGACAATGGGAGGAGGATCCTCTCTGAAATAGCTGCAGATCCAGATTTGAAGCTGAAGACACTCTG TTTGGAACACTGTGGAGCGCATCGATTAAAGCCAGGGCTGAAGAAGT atggTGCAGATCTAAAGCTTGATGAAAACACAGCTAGCAAGAGACTTATATTGTCTGAAGAgaacagaaaagtaaaaactatGAAGACAGTGAATGAGAAGGTGCAGCGACCTGATCACAATGACAGGTTTAGGAGGAGCCAGGTGATTTGTGAAGAGGGCATGAAAGGCCTCTGCTACTGGGAGGTGGAATGGGAAGGGAAGGTTGGCATCGCAGTGACATATAAAGCAGTGGGTAGAGGATGGGATGGAAGTGGTGGCCTAGGATGCAACGAGATGTCCTGGAGTCTGCTTTGCTCGAGGACTAAATACACTGCCATTCATGGAAAGACATGGGAAGATATTAAGCCCAACAATGACAAAGTCGAGCAAACCTCCATAGATGGAAACAGATCTAAAGTTGGTAAGAAGTCTAAGGATTGGAAGACGTCCAAAGATGGAAAAACATATAAGGACGGAAAGACTTCTATGGATGGGAAAACGTCCAAAGATGGAAAGACATCATTTGATGAAAAGAAATCCAAAGATGAGAGGACAACCAAAGTCCTTGAGtcaaaagaggagaaaatgtcCAAAGATGTGAAGATGCCCAAAGACATTGATTCAAAAGATCAGAAGACCTCCAAAGATACTGAGTCCAAAGATGTGAAGATGTCCAAAAATATTGAGTCAGAAGATCAGAAGACCTCCAAAGATACTGAGTCCAAAGATGTGAAGATGTCCAAAAAGCCTCTTTATAAAAGAACAGCAGTATTTTTGGATTGGGAAGCTGGTACTCTGACCTATTACGATGTCACACCAGAAAAGCTGAGCCTTATACACACCTTCCATGCCAAATTCACAGAACCCCTCTTCCCATccttctggtttcagacgggcTCTGTGACCTTGTGTAAGATTGAGGACTGA
- the LOC134865424 gene encoding uncharacterized protein LOC134865424 isoform X3: MSQSQARVLSTEQLIEHGRSVSPAPSNLSMKSDWSKEEPSHFRESEPSPLEHQRPDFSAPTNIAEDDTLECMPGKRLIEHGRSVSPAPSDLSMKSDWSKEEPSNFRESEPSPLEHQRPDFSAPTNLAEDDTLESMPGQRLIEHGRSVSPAPSDLSMKSDWSKEEPSNFRESEPSSDSMTTTKEEQDHSKVELVKDNQHKLKEDLKRKIRNLQKELKVTDSELYEIQTDKNKDTKAQTFDKLFHKSKKVKVRTVLMTGVAGIGKTFQKTLFMVDWAKGNHNKKVDFIVSLNFSDLNSMTDQSLRELIGISLNVEKQVKYKFNKCKLVFVLDGLEKCKLPLDFANNIDLKNTEKPASMDVLLTNLIKGNLLPSAHIWIISQPSGVEKIPAEYIQRETECRESLKRRQKLVSALRERFLKETSQHEKTNHPNQKNIEHIIREDRGSEVNEKEKNEHNAAKSVKRVNAVSDIFKEEDGQTIRTVLTTGESEIGKSLCVQKFIREWAKNDKGYFTFTSHVFSKSKAKEEVIFPLDIPTLQKIRKKEFSLMELLDSFFKETKENVISNIEQFNVLFVLDGFDDYQHPLDFVNNDKLTDVRKRASVDVLLTNLIKGNLFPSARLWITSQLKLPDAGVDRTTEIRCKTDVASQETLKTQLKQQFTHVAEGIDMQKTSALLNAIYTDLYIIEGERGEINAEHEAKHVQGAKFKPVAKEKMIKYHDILKSAPEENRPIRTVLTIGLAGIGKTFTTKKYMLDWAEGEANEDIFYTFPLSFRELNLRENQEQSMEELIFQFCPGMKTSEIKDYDKYSILIVLDGLDECRLELDFENAETCREMSKPTSVNVLLTNLIQGNLLSKAQIWITSRPAAANHILADKVDRVTEVRGFNDEQKDEYFRRRVSDNNLAEKILLHVKKSRSLYIMCHIPVFCWITASVLEDIVRETEKQGEEEQAKRNEDRMPKTLTDMYIYFLVLQCKQANIKYPVDEAGDNSNTDLCWNARNKETIISLGKVAFEGLSEGNLLFAEEQLTENGVDIEKTAKFSGLFTQITKEGCGLYPQKMFCFVHLSIQEFLAAFYVFQTFNNTGENLLPMTTPTEEDMPERFYQTAVDKALDSENGDWDLFLRFLLGLSLETNQILLQELLKKKENNQETYKETIRYIKEKISDEKRHADKKHNLLYCLNELNDHSLVEELKKYLRSGNVTFENFSTSQWSALTFVLLTSDEKLDVFDLKKYLKSETVLLGMLPVVKVSQTALLSWCTLSEESCRGLSYSVLSSPSNNLTELNLSHNDLHDSGVEMLAVGLKSVHCKLKLEILKLSGCQVTEKGCSFLASALKSKNSSLKHLDLSYNHPGDNGRRILSEIAADPDLKLKTLCLEHCGAHRLKPGLKKYGADLKLDENTASKRLILSEENRKVKTMKTVNEKVQRPDHNDRFRRSQVICEEGMKGLCYWEVEWEGKVGIAVTYKAVGRGWDGSGGLGCNEMSWSLLCSRTKYTAIHGKTWEDIKPNNDKVEQTSIDGNRSKVGKKSKDWKTSKDGKTYKDGKTSMDGKTSKDGKTSFDEKKSKDERTTKVLESKEEKMSKDVKMPKDIDSKDQKTSKDTESKDVKMSKNIESEDQKTSKDTESKDVKMSKKPLYKRTAVFLDWEAGTLTYYDVTPEKLSLIHTFHAKFTEPLFPSFWFQTGSVTLCKIED, translated from the exons ATGTCTCAATCACAGGCCAGGGTCTTGTCAACTGAACA GCTGATTGAGCATGGAAGATCAGTCTCTCCTGCACCCAGCAATCTTTCCATGAAAAGTGACTGGTCCAAGGAGGAGCCTTCACACTTCAGAGAAAGTGAACCAAG CCCACTTGAGCACCAAAGACCAGACTTTTCTGCACCCACAAACATTGCAGAGGATGATACTCTTGAATGTATGCCTGGAAAAAG GCTGATTGAGCATGGAAGATCAGTCTCTCCTGCACCCAGCGATCTTTCCATGAAAAGTGACTGGTCCAAGGAGGAGCCTTCAAACTTCAGAGAAAGTGAACCAAG CCCACTTGAGCACCAAAGACCAGACTTTTCTGCACCCACAAACCTTGCAGAGGATGATACTCTAGAATCTATGCCTGGACAAAG GCTGATTGAGCATGGAAGATCAGTCTCTCCTGCACCCAGCGATCTTTCCATGAAAAGTGACTGGTCCAAGGAGGAGCCTTCAAACTTCAGAGAAAGTGAACCAAG CAGTGATTCCATGACAACTACCAAGGAAGAACAAGACCACAGCAAAG TTGAATTAGTCAAGGATAATCAACACAAGCTCAAAGAAGACCTGAAGAGGAAAATCCGCAATCTGCAAAAAGAACTGAAAGTAACTGACTCTGAACTCTACGAGATACAAACTGACAAAAACAAGGACACTAAAGCACAAACCTTTGATAAATTATTTCATAAAtcaaagaaagtgaaagtgCGAACAGTGTTAATGACAGGAGTAGCTGGAAtcggtaaaacatttcaaaaaacgtTATTCATGGTTGACTGGGCAAAAGGAAACCACAACAAAAAGGTTGACTTTATAGTGTCGTTAAACTTCAGTGATCTGAATTCAATGACAGATCAAAGCTTGAGAGAACTGATTGGTATTTCCCTCAACGttgaaaaacaagtcaaatacaAGTTTAACAAATGTAAACTTGTTTTTGTCCTTGATGGCctggaaaaatgtaaacttcCTCTGGATTTTGCAAACAACATAGACCTGAAGAATACTGAAAAGCCAGCCTCGATGGATGTGCTGCTAACAAACCTCATCAAGGGGAATTTGCTTCCTTCTGCTCATATTTGGATCATCTCTCAACCTTCAGGAGTTGAAAAGATTCCTGCTGAATATAtccagagagagacagaatgtCGAG AGAGCTTGAAGCGAAGGCAGAAGCTGGTCTCAGCTCTGAGAGAAAGATTTCTTAAGGAAACCTCtcaacatgaaaaaacaaatcatcctaaccagaaaaatatagaacataTCATAAGAGAGGACCGAGGAAGTGAGGTcaatgaaaaggagaaaaatgaacacaatgcAGCCAAATCTGTGAAACGGGTGAATGCCGTATCTGACATCTTTAAAGAAGAAGATGGACAAACGATCCGTACTGTGCTGACTACTGGTGAAAGTGAAATCGGAAAATCCTTATGTGTGCAGAAATTCATCAGAGAATGGgctaaaaatgacaaaggctatttcactttcacttcaCATGTATTTTCCAAATCCAAAGCTAAAGAAGAAGTTATATTTCCACTTGACATCCCAACGCttcaaaaaataagaaagaaggAATTCAGTTTGATGGAACTACTTGATTCTTTTTTCAAGGAAACTAAGGAAAATGTAATCTCTAACATTGAACAGTTCAACGTTTTATTTGTCTTGGATGGATTCGATGATTATCAACATCCTCTTGACTTTGTCAACAATGACAAATTAACTGATGTAAGAAAGCGCGCTTCAGTGGATGTTCTACTGACAAACCTCATCAAAGGGAACTTGTTTCCGTCTGCCAGGCTTTGGATAACCTCCCAACTCAAGTTGCCTGATGCAGGTGTCGACAGGACGACAGAAATACGAT GTAAGACTGATGTTGCAAGTCAAGAGACACTCAAAACCCAGCTGAAACAACAATTTACCCATGTGGCAGAGGGGATTGATATGCAGAAAACTTCTGCTCTTCTGAATGCCATCTACACAGATCTCTACATCattgagggagagaggggagagatcAATGCTGAGCATGAGGCCAAACACGTTCAAGGCGCAAAGTTCAAACCAGtggcaaaagaaaaaatgattaaatatcaTGACATTCTAAAATCTGCACCTGAAGAAAATAGACCCATCAGAACTGTGCTGACGATCGGATTGGCAGGCATTGGAAAGACTTTTActacaaagaaatacatgttgGACTGGGCTGAGGGTGAGGCCAACGAGgacatattttacacatttccaCTTTCCTTCCGGGAGCTGAATTTGAGAGAAAATCAAGAACAAAGCATGGAGGAacttatttttcagttttgtcCAGGAATGAAGACATCAGAAATAAAGGACTATGACAAGTACAGCATTCTGATTGTACTGGATGGTCTTGATGAATGTCGCCTTGAACTTGACTTTGAGAATGCTGAAACTTGCAGAGAGATGAGTAAACCAACCTCAGTGAACGTCCTACTAACGAACCTCATCCAAGGAAATCTGCTTTCCAAAGCTCAAATCTGGATAACCTCCCGACCTGCAGCCGCCAATCATATCCTTGCTGATAAAGTTGACCGGGTAACAGAGGTGCGGGGATTTAATGATGAGCAAAAGGATGAGTACTTCAGAAGAAGAGTCAGTGATAACAATTTGGCAGAGAAAATCTTGTTGCACGTCAAGAAATCAAGGAGCCTTTACATCATGTGTCACATTCCGGTCTTCTGTTGGATCACAGCAAGCGTTCTGGAAGACATTGTGAGAGAAACTGAGAAACAAGGCGAGGAAGAGCAAGCAAAGAGAAATGAAGACAGGATGCCCAAGACTTTGACTGACATGTACATATACTTCCTTGTGTTACAATGCAAACAGGCTAATATCAAGTACCCTGTAGATGAAGCAGGTGACAATTCTAACACAGATTTATGCTGGAATGCAAGGAACAAGGAAACAATAATTTCTCTGGGTAAAGTGGCTTTTGAGGGTCTAAGCGAAGGGAACCTTCTCTTCGCTGAAGAACAGTTGACAGAGAATGGGGTTGACATCGAGAAAACTGCAAAGTTCTCTGGACTTTTTACTCAGATCACCAAAGAAGGATGTGGGCTGTACCCACAGAAAATGTTCTGCTTTGTTCATCTGAGCATTCAAGAGTTCCTGGCtgctttttatgtatttcaaacATTCAACAACACAGGTGAAAATCTGCTTCCCATGACCACTccaacagaagaagacatgcCTGAAAGATTCTACCAGACAGCGGTTGACAAGGCTTTAGATAGCGAAAATGGGGACTGGGATCTGTTTCTCCGCTTCCTCTTAGGCCTCTCTCTGGAAACTAATCAGATTCTACTGCAAGAACTtctgaagaagaaggaaaacaacCAAGAGACCTACAAGGAAACAATTAGATACATCAAAGAAAAGATTTCGGATGAGAAGAGACATgcagataaaaaacacaatcttcTCTACTGTCTGAACGAGCTGAATGACCACTCTCTGGTTGAAGAACTGAAAAAGTACCTTCGCTCaggaaatgtcacatttgagaATTTCTCCACCTCCCAGTGGTCAGCTTTGACTTTTGTGCTGCTAACATCAGATGAGAAACTCGATGTATTTGATCTGAAGAAGTACCTGAAATCAGAGACTGTTCTTCTTGGAATGTTACCGGTTGTCAAAGTCTCCCAAACTGCTTT GCTGAGTTGGTGTACACTCTCTGAGGAATCCTGCAGAGGCCTGTCATATTCGGTCCTCAGCTCCCCATCCAATAATCTCACAGAGCTGAACCTGAGTCATAACGACTTGCATGATTCAGGTGTGGAAATGCTTGCCGTGGGCTTAAAGAGTGTACACTGTAAACTTAAACTGGAGATTCTCAA GCTGTCAGGTTGTCAGGTGACAGAGAAGGGCTGCTCATTCCTGGCGTCAGCTCTAAAGTCCAAAAACTCCTCCCTGAAACACCTGGACCTGAGCTACAATCACCCAGGAGACAATGGGAGGAGGATCCTCTCTGAAATAGCTGCAGATCCAGATTTGAAGCTGAAGACACTCTG TTTGGAACACTGTGGAGCGCATCGATTAAAGCCAGGGCTGAAGAAGT atggTGCAGATCTAAAGCTTGATGAAAACACAGCTAGCAAGAGACTTATATTGTCTGAAGAgaacagaaaagtaaaaactatGAAGACAGTGAATGAGAAGGTGCAGCGACCTGATCACAATGACAGGTTTAGGAGGAGCCAGGTGATTTGTGAAGAGGGCATGAAAGGCCTCTGCTACTGGGAGGTGGAATGGGAAGGGAAGGTTGGCATCGCAGTGACATATAAAGCAGTGGGTAGAGGATGGGATGGAAGTGGTGGCCTAGGATGCAACGAGATGTCCTGGAGTCTGCTTTGCTCGAGGACTAAATACACTGCCATTCATGGAAAGACATGGGAAGATATTAAGCCCAACAATGACAAAGTCGAGCAAACCTCCATAGATGGAAACAGATCTAAAGTTGGTAAGAAGTCTAAGGATTGGAAGACGTCCAAAGATGGAAAAACATATAAGGACGGAAAGACTTCTATGGATGGGAAAACGTCCAAAGATGGAAAGACATCATTTGATGAAAAGAAATCCAAAGATGAGAGGACAACCAAAGTCCTTGAGtcaaaagaggagaaaatgtcCAAAGATGTGAAGATGCCCAAAGACATTGATTCAAAAGATCAGAAGACCTCCAAAGATACTGAGTCCAAAGATGTGAAGATGTCCAAAAATATTGAGTCAGAAGATCAGAAGACCTCCAAAGATACTGAGTCCAAAGATGTGAAGATGTCCAAAAAGCCTCTTTATAAAAGAACAGCAGTATTTTTGGATTGGGAAGCTGGTACTCTGACCTATTACGATGTCACACCAGAAAAGCTGAGCCTTATACACACCTTCCATGCCAAATTCACAGAACCCCTCTTCCCATccttctggtttcagacgggcTCTGTGACCTTGTGTAAGATTGAGGACTGA